From the genome of Rhodovastum atsumiense, one region includes:
- a CDS encoding IS110 family RNA-guided transposase, with protein sequence MDQTAQEQSAFVGIDVAKKHLDVHVLPAATSFRVGRDGAGLDDLRDRLQGLSPVLIVLEATGGYETVVLATLAGAGLPVLAVNPRQIRDFARACGQLAKTDQLDAAVIARFAERIRPELRPLPDAATQMLGEIAARRRQIIDMISAESMRLKQAAARKVQRRINAHLAWLQQELTDIDTDLDNAIQESAVWSHHEALLDAVPGVGKTVARTLLAELPELGTLDRRQISALAGLAPFNHDSGTHRGKRSIRGGRTVVRSALFMATWVATRCNPVIKPFYERLIASGKPRMVALVASMRKLLTILNAIIRDQKPWQAA encoded by the coding sequence ATGGACCAGACGGCTCAAGAGCAATCGGCGTTTGTTGGTATCGATGTCGCCAAGAAGCATCTTGATGTGCATGTGCTACCGGCAGCGACCAGTTTTCGTGTGGGCCGGGATGGCGCTGGCCTCGATGATTTGCGTGATCGGCTGCAGGGCCTGTCGCCTGTTCTGATCGTCCTGGAAGCGACCGGGGGATACGAAACGGTTGTGCTTGCCACTTTGGCTGGCGCTGGCCTGCCCGTGCTCGCGGTCAATCCTCGCCAGATCCGTGACTTCGCCCGCGCCTGCGGTCAGTTGGCCAAGACTGATCAGCTCGATGCCGCCGTGATTGCCCGTTTCGCCGAACGCATCCGTCCGGAGCTGCGGCCGCTCCCCGACGCCGCAACCCAGATGTTGGGCGAGATCGCCGCGCGGCGCCGCCAGATCATCGACATGATCTCCGCCGAAAGCATGCGCCTCAAGCAGGCCGCCGCGCGCAAGGTTCAGCGCAGAATCAACGCCCACCTTGCCTGGTTGCAGCAGGAACTCACCGACATCGACACGGATCTCGATAACGCCATTCAGGAGAGTGCCGTTTGGTCGCACCATGAGGCGTTGCTCGATGCGGTGCCAGGGGTGGGCAAGACCGTCGCCCGTACCCTGCTGGCCGAGTTGCCGGAACTGGGGACCCTCGACCGGCGGCAAATCTCTGCTCTCGCCGGTCTCGCGCCATTCAATCACGATAGCGGAACCCACCGCGGCAAACGAAGCATCCGTGGCGGACGCACCGTCGTGAGGTCGGCTCTCTTCATGGCGACCTGGGTCGCCACACGCTGCAACCCAGTCATCAAGCCGTTCTACGAGCGCCTGATCGCCTCAGGCAAGCCTCGCATGGTCGCCCTCGTCGCTTCCATGCGCAAACTTCTCACCATCCTCAATGCCATCATCCGGGACCAGAAACCGTGGCAAGCCGCTTGA